The Corylus avellana chromosome ca8, CavTom2PMs-1.0 genome has a segment encoding these proteins:
- the LOC132189469 gene encoding pentatricopeptide repeat-containing protein At1g08070, chloroplastic-like: MRRPVATHSPRRKKRDKGKCPTDEPLKIPSLRLTDEPVKPEQPPLKRTKVAKPTGSQDPVEAGKLKLAQLLTTQRNGNPMIMLKGAIPHLATSSVVWNTIIRGHSLRNNPILAVEFYVRMILCGAEPNSYTFPFVLKSCAKVGATHEGKQVHAQLLKLGLECDAFVHTSLVNMYTQNGELENARLVFDKSTLRDAVSFTTLITGYAARGLMGDARGLFDEIPMRDVVSWTAMIAGYAQCGWFEEALAFFEEMQKMNIQPHPQF, translated from the exons ATGAGGAGACCCGTCGCTACGCACAGTCCTCGGAGGAAGAAGAGGGATAAGGGCAAGTGCCCGACAGATGAGCCCTTAAAAATTCCATCCTTGAGGCTCACTGACGAGCCTGTGAAACCTGAGCAGCCCCCACTCAAGAGAACCAAGGTGGCAAAACCAACAGGATCTCAAGATCCTGTTGAAGCGGGCAAACTAAAGCTTGCTCAACTTCTTACTACTCAAAGGAATGGAAACCCTATGATAATGCTTAAaggggcgattcctcatttagccacaa GTTCAGTCGTATGGAACACAATTATACGAGGACATTCATTGCGCAATAACCCTATACTAGCCGTGGAATTCTATGTCCGTATGATTCTGTGCGGGGCGGAGCCGAATTCTTATACTTTTCCGTTTGTTTTGAAGTCTTGTGCTAAAGTTGGGGCGACCCATGAAGGGAAACAGGTCCATGCACAACTTTTGAAGCTTGGGCTTGAGTGCGATGCCTTTGTGCATACTTCGCTCGTCAACATGTATACTCAAAATGGTGAATTGGAAAATGCGCGTTTGGTGTTTGATAAAAGTACTCTTCGAGACGCTGTGTCGTTTACAACTTTGATCACTGGTTATGCTGCAAGGGGTTTGATGGGCGATGCTCGCGGGCTTTTTGATGAAATTCCTATGAGAGATGTGGTATCTTGGACTGCTATGATTGCGGGCTATGCTCAATGTGGCTGGTTTGAAGAGGCATTGGCGTTCTTTGAAGAGATGCAGAAAATGAACATTCAACCACACCCACAG ttttga
- the LOC132189473 gene encoding DNA mismatch repair protein MLH1-like gives METHCGDCDSEPLAMENEEEPRRKEPPRIHRLDESVVNRIAAGEVIQRPVSAVKELVENSIDAHSTSISVVVKDGGLKLIQVSDDGHGIRYEDLPILCERHTTSKLSTFEDLQSIKSMGFRGEALASMTYVGHVTATTITKGQLHGYRVSYRDGVMEHEPKACAAVKGTQIMVENLFYNMIARRKTLQNSADDYSKIVDLLSRFAVHHIHVGFSCRKHGASRADVHTVATSSRLDAIRSVYGVSVARSLIKIENSDNNPSSSVFKMDGFISDSNYVAKKITMVLFINVEKFDGRNSFSLWRIKTRSLMRQQGLAKILHGKCIRPDVSHAVNVVNPSKVYWPAVNLIFCYIWGATDVGLVFNKDSGISSNVIGYVDSYYACGMVVTRGDIILKKIASEENPVDMLTKSVPVPKFKSCLDLIIVYSL, from the exons ATGGAAACCCATTGTGGCGATTGCGACTCTGAGCCTCTCGCGATGGAAAACGAAGAAGAGCCACGGCGAAAAGAGCCTCCCAGAATCCACCGCCTGGACGAGTCAGTGGTCAACCGCATCGCGGCCGGGGAGGTGATCCAACGGCCAGTATCCGCCGTCAAGGAGCTGGTGGAGAACAGCATCGACGCCCATTCCACCTCCATAAGCGTCGTCGTCAAGGACGGCGGCCTTAAACTCATTCAAGTCTCTGACGACGGCCACGGCATCCGA TACGAGGACTTGCCAATCCTATGCGAAAGGCACACGACGTCAAAGCTGTCAACTTTTGAGGATTTACAATCGATAAAGTCAATGGGGTTCAGAGGAGAGGCTTTGGCAAGCATGACCTACGTTGGTCATGTTACGGCCACAACCATCACCAAAGGGCAGTTACATGGTTACAG AGTATCTTATAGAGACGGTGTCATGGAGCATGAACCGAAAGCATGTGCTGCCGTAAAAGGAACTCAGATAATG GTTGAGAATCTATTCTATAACATGATTGCTCGGAGGAAGACGCTTCAAAATTCTGCTGATGATTATTCAAAGATTGTAGACTTGCTAAGCCGGTTTGCTGTTCATCACATACATGTGGGATTCTCCTGCCGAAAG CATGGAGCTTCCAGAGCAGATGTCCACACAGTTGCTACATCATCAAGGCTTGATGCTATTCGATCAGTTTATGGGGTGTCAGTTGCTCGATCtcttataaaaatagaaaattccgACAATAATCCATCTAGTTCAGTTTTCAAGATGGATGGTTTCATCTCAGATTCAAATTATGTTGCAAAGAAGATAACAATGGTACTTTTTATCAATG TAGAAAAGTTTGATGGTCGGAATAGTTTCAGTCTTTGGCGTATCAAGACGCGTTCTTTAATGCGACAACAAGGTTTGGCGAAGATTTTGCATGGCAAG TGCATTCGTCCAGATGTTTCACATGCAGTCAATGTTGTTAATCCTAGCAAGGTTTACTGGCCGGCAGtgaatttgatattttgttatatatggggtgCTACAGATGTTGGTTTAGTCTTTAACAAAGACAGTGGTATCAGTTCCAATGTCATTGGGTATGTCGattcatattatgcatgtggtatggttGTGACACGAGGAGATAtcatattgaagaaaattgcCTCTGAGGAAAATCCAGTGGATATGTTGACTAAGTCAGTTCCAGTTCCCAAGTTCAAGAGTTGCTTGGACTTGATTATTGTTTATAGCTTGTGA
- the LOC132189695 gene encoding DNA mismatch repair protein MLH1-like, producing the protein MALDKDSTFRPSQSGSKSQKVPVHKMVRTDSSDPAGRLHAYLQAKPCGSLEKNPSLDAVRSSVRQRRNPKETADITSVQELIEEIDCNYHSGLLDVVRHCTYIGMADDVFALLQHDTHLYLANVVNLSKELMYQQVLRRFSHFNAIQLSEPAPLSELLMLALKEENLDPEGHENNDQIEKITEMNTELLKQKMEMLEEYFCIHIDKHGNLSRLPVVLDQYTPDIDRLPEFVLCLGNDVDWEDEKNCFQSVSAALGNFYAMHPPMLPNPSRDGLQFYKKRKPLRNLEDEETASDDIGDDDLMENEIEHELLSEAETAWAQREWSIQHVLFPSIRLFFKPPISMASNGTFVRVASLEKLYKIFERC; encoded by the exons ATGGCTCTGGATAAGGATTCTACTTTCCGCCCCTCACAATCTG gatcaaaatcacaaaaagttcCGGTGCATAAAATGGTTAGAACAGATTCATCCGATCCTGCTGGAAGGTTACATGCCTACTTGCAAGCTAAGCCTTGTGGATCACTTGAAAAGAATCCTAGTTTGGATGCTGTGAG GTCCTCTGTTAGACAAAGAAGGAACCCGAAGGAGACTGCAGATATTACAAGTGTTCAGGAGCTTATTGAAGAAATCGATTGCAATTATCATTCTG GTCTGCTGGATGTTGTAAGACACTGCACATATATTGGAATGGCAGATGACGTCTTTGCATTGCTTCAGCATGACACTCATCTCTATCTTGCAAATGTGGTGAACTTGAG CAAAGAGCTCATGTACCAGCAAGTTCTGCGCCGGTTTTCCCATTTTAATGCTATACAATTAAGTGAGCCGGCTCCACTGTCTGAGTTGCTTATGTTGgcattgaaagaagaaaatttagatCCAGAAGGCCATGAGAATAATGaccaaatagaaaaaattacagAA ATGAATACCGAGTTGCTCAAGCAAAAGATGGAAATGTTAGAGGAGTATTTCTGCATTCATATTGACAAACATGGGAATTTGTCTAGACTTCCAGTGGTACTTGACCAATACACTCCGGACATTGATCGCCTCCCGGAATTCGTCCTTTGTTTGGGCAATGAT GTTGACTGGGAGGATGAAAAAAATTGCTTCCAATCAGTTTCAGCTGCTCTTGGAAACTTCTATGCTATGCATCCTCCTATGTTACCCAATCCATCACGTGATGGTTTGCAGTTctacaaaaagagaaaacctcTCAGGAatcttgaagatgaagaaacaGCCTCTGATGACATAG GGGATGACGACCTAATGGAGAATGAGATCGAGCACGAACTACTTTCGGAGGCAGAGACTGCATGGGCCCAGCGTGAATGGTCAATCCAGCACGTCTTGTTTCCATCCATCAGACTCTTTTTCAAGCCACCTATTTCTATGGCTTCAAATGGAACCTTTGTCCGG GTAGCTTCATTAGAGAAGCTTTACAAGATCTTTGAAAGATGCTAA